AAAGCAGGAATCCAGGGGTTGACCTCACCCTGCCCTCTCCAAATAAATTTGGAGAGGGATTTTTATTAGTCATTGCGAAAAAACTGCGGTGCTTTTCTAATGAAGCAATCCACAAAAGATAGTATGTCATTCCCGCGAAGGCGGGAATCCAGGACACCTTAACCACCAAGACACAAAGGGTTTTTAGTTTTTTCCTGCCCGACCCGCAGCTCCCCTAATAAGGGAAGAAACAGTGGGGTGTCTTGGGATTTTAGACCTCTCCTCTTTCCCCTCCTTGAGCCTGCACTGAGCCTGTCGAAGTGCAAGGAGGGGATGACCTTTGTCATTCCCGCGAAGGCGGGAATCCAGGGGTTGACCTCACCCCTGCCCCTCTCCAAATAAATTTAGAGAGGGATTTTATCGCGTTATACTAAACTCCCGGTATTTCCCGCTGTATTCCTTCCACTCCACCTTGACCTCCTCCACCACCACACCGGACGGGCCGGCCTTGAGGGCCTCTATGAACTGATTTAATTTATCCTCTGCGCCTTCGGCCTCGGCCTCCACCGAGCCATCCGGCAGGTTGCGGACATACCCGGCCAGCCCCAGATGCCGGGCCTGTTGCCATACGTAATACCTGAACCCCACACCCTGCACCATTCCGGAGATATGGGCTTTTATTTTTTTATTCATTTACTTGATTCTGTAGACGTATAATAAATTGAATCGAGTAATATTTCAGTAATCAAGCATTTTGAAAACAATTATATTATTCACCATCTTGGGGCGTGAATTCAATCATTTGTATGCCATCTTGTGTCGTAAGGTATAAATTTATTTTATTTACATTCTTTGGTTTAATATTAGGAATATTGAAATAAACATACCCCATTATATTTTTATCTTTAAATACCGTATTCCTCCGCAAGATTATATTATTAACACTGTTTTTGTAAGCTTCATACATATATGATGTGCTTTGCATATTAACCACAGTTCTATTGATAATATTACCGCTTGCATTTTTATCATCAATTTTATAGACTCCACCGGATGGGTCTGTTATGGTAGCTTCCGGTGACATTCCCGCTGATACTGTTTGCAGAGCACCCCCAATAACCTGTAATATTTGTTTGCCAAGCTTTTCACTATCAATTCGAGACAATATTTCCGTTGGTGATGTTGGGCTTATATTATATATATCTTTTTTAGAATCAATCACTAATCTCAATGATTTTAAAGGTTCATATAAATATGGATTATCAATTTTATTTTGATAAAGCAACCAAAGCCGCATATAATTATAACCGGCTATTTTATCTTGCTCAAGTGCCAATACAATGTATGAGCTATCTCTATTTGTAACTGAAAATGGGATCCCATTCAAAAAATAGGTTTTTGATAATTCAGTTATTGTCGGATAAAATATGGTTGATATTTTATTCTGTTCCATCTTTTTTTCAATATCTCTTATCCCAGCATATGAATAACTTATTGCGACAAAAATAAAAACTGGAACAAATAATATTTTCAAATGTTTCATA
This genomic interval from Candidatus Edwardsbacteria bacterium contains the following:
- a CDS encoding acylphosphatase — encoded protein: MNKKIKAHISGMVQGVGFRYYVWQQARHLGLAGYVRNLPDGSVEAEAEGAEDKLNQFIEALKAGPSGVVVEEVKVEWKEYSGKYREFSITR